The Mercurialis annua linkage group LG2, ddMerAnnu1.2, whole genome shotgun sequence genome contains a region encoding:
- the LOC126666926 gene encoding PTI1-like tyrosine-protein kinase At3g15890, translated as MEDDRNPPLNHDGVIPPPQPPHDGLALNRANERVVPHPERRTLGEFFLPNVDNANYGCFAPPILANNFEIKPGTIQLLETRMTKEIIDFLQLHGESLYQVWERFKELQINCPHHHLGREHLISIFYNGTNERTRTTIDEASGGSLMKKTYDEANNLQEELATNSCSWANLISGSNNAHSWRIFTYKELHTATNGFSEDNKLGEGGFGSVYWGKTSDGLQIAVKKLKAMNSKAEMEFAVEVEVLGRVRHKNLLGLRGYCAATDQRLIVYDYMPNLSLLSHLHGQFSSDVHLDWKRRINIAICSAEGLLYLHHEVTPHIIHRDIKASNVLLDSNFEPLVADFGFAKLIPEGVSHMTTRVKGTLGYLAPEYAMWGKVSESCDVYSFGILLLEILTARKPIEKLPGGVKRTITEWAEPLIIKGRLKDLVDPKLRGNFDENQLKQAINVAALCVQNEPERRPNMKEVVSMLKGYDPRGQIMQSRIESAKYKEELLVFDQTSDDDDGGGDRHGDDDVDDSEYGVFGTMEVPKIIDPYKRFGGNMKMSETRTRN; from the exons atggagGACGACCGTAACCCTCCGTTGAATCATGATGGGGTTATTCCACCACCACAACCACCACATGATGGCCTAGCTCTTAATAGAGCAAACGAAAGGGTTGTCCCTCATCCGGAAAGACGTACCTTGGGAGAGTTCTTCTTACCCAACGTGGATAACGCCAACTATGGATGTTTTGCACCTCCTATCCTCGCTAACAACTTTGAAATCAAGCCGGGAACGATTCAACTACTTGAAA CGAGGATGACCAAGGAAATCATAGATTTTCTCCAATTACATGGTGAATCTCTATACCAAGTTTGGGAACGCTTCAAAGAGCTTCAAATAAATTGTCCGCATCATCACCTAGGTAGAGAACACCTTATCTCTATCTTCTACAATGGTACCAATGAGCGTACACGGACAACTATCGATGAAGCATCGGGAGGATCACTTATGAAGAAGACTTATGATGAGGCCAACAATTTGCAAGAGGAACTCGctacaaatagttgttcttg GGCAAACTTGATAAGTGGAAGCAATAATGCACATTCATGGAGGATTTTCACGTACAAGGAGTTGCATACTGCAACTAATGGTTTCAGTGAGGATAACAAGCTTGGTGAAGGTGGTTTTGGCAGTGTCTATTGGGGTAAAACTTCCGACGGTCTTCAG ATAGCGGTGAAAAAGTTGAAAGCAATGAATTCAAAAGCAGAAATGGAATTTGCAGTGGAAGTAGAAGTTCTTGGAAGGGTTAGGCACAAGAATTTATTGGGGCTAAGAGGATATTGTGCTGCAACTGATCAACGGCTCATAGTGTACGATTACATGCCTAATCTAAGCTTATTGTCTCATCTCCACGGTCAATTTTCTTCTGATGTTCACTTAGATTGGAAGAGGAGGATCAACATTGCTATTTGTTCTGCTGAAGGCCTTTT GTACCTACACCATGAGGTTACACCACACATAATTCATAGAGACATAAAGGCAAGCAATGTGCTATTAGACTCAAATTTTGAGCCATTAGTGGCAGATTTTGGATTTGCGAAGCTAATACCAGAAGGTGTAAGTCACATGACCACAAGAGTTAAGGGCACATTAGGTTACTTAGCCCCTGAATATGCAATGTGGGGCAAAGTTTCAGAAAGTTGTGATGTTTATAGCTTTGGAATTCTCTTACTCGAAATTCTCACCGCAAGAAAACCTATCGAAAAGCTTCCGGGTGGCGTAAAAAGAACAATTACTGAATGGGCTGAGCCATTGATCATTAAAGGAAGATTAAAAGACCTTGTTGATCCTAAACTTAGAGGCAATTTTGATGAAAATCAGCTTAAACAAGCTATTAATGTTGCAGCCTTATGCGTGCAAAATGAACCCGAACGACGCCCTAACATGAAGGAAGTTGTTAGCATGCTAAAAGGGTACGATCCTAGAGGTCAAATTATGCAATCAAGGATTGAAAGTGCTAAGTATAAGGAAGAATTACTCGTATTTGATCAAACTAGCGATGACGATGATGGTGGTGGTGATCGACATGGAGATGACGATGTTGATGATAGCGAGTATGGTGTCTTTGGTACTATGGAAGTTCCGAAAATTATTGATCCTTATAAGCGTTTCGGAGGTAATATGAAAATGAGTGAAACTCGAACTCGAAACTAG